AAAGCCCGCATTCGTCGGGCTTTTTGGTGTCATTCCGTCTACCGTTTATATTCTGGTAACGTTACTCAGGCGCACGGACGCCCGTCTTTAGAAGATCGTCTGATGACCGATAAAGCAAAGCAAATCGAGAAAATCCGCAAACTACTGGCTCTTGCCGCACAGTCCTCTAATGACGGTGAATCTGCAAATGCGTTCAGTCGCGCCCGTCGCTATATGGCGATTTATGGGCTGACGATGGAAGACATTTACAGTAGCGGAGGGGCATCAACCGACAGTTCCGCAGAATCAGAACGCTATCGTCGGGATGCAGAAACCGCCAGGCAGGAGGCGGCAAACGAGCGCCGGGCGCGGCAGGAAGCAGAGCAGAAGCACCGGGAATACCAGACTGAGCAAAATAAGCGTGCGGCGGAAGAGAAAAAGCGCTACGACGAGGCGTATTTTCGCCAACAGGCCGAGCAAAAAGCGCAGGAGCAGAGGCGGCAGGCAGATGCACACGTCCGTCAGGACGCCGCTGCACAGCAGGCGAAAACAACGGCGGCACGGCCTGGCAAAACGTCATTGTATGACAAACTAAAGGCAGAGAAATTCGGTTTTGGTATTCTCGCTATGATTGCTGCGCTGGTGATCTTTGGCCTGAATAACTCCTCGCCGACGCCAGCGGATACGGCATTAGCCAACAGGCCAGCGACGACTGCCGTCGTGACGCCAGCGCCCGTACCGCCTCCTGCACGGGTGCCTGCATCTTCACAGACAACGGAGTATCAGCCTCAGACTGAACCCGTCCAGAAACCTGCGCCCGTCACGCCAGTCACGCCGCCGCGCCCTGCTGCGGTGAACATTATTGAATACTCGGCGAAAAGCCGGGCGGTATACTCCTGTCTGGCTGACGGTACGGAGAAGTACAATGGCGGGGGTAATGTCAGTTACAAGATGCAGACCTTTTTCTTTGTCAGCCCCTCTGAGATTGCTTTTGGTAAAAATAAATCCGGAATCCGGGTCGTGACCGCCGAGGGAAACGGGATGTACAAACTTGAAAATGGTGACGAAGTCGCGGTTGATGTTTTTGGGGCGATTGAACGTTACTGGAACCCGAAGATGACCTTTACCTGTTTCACGTCAGAAAAGGCATTGGGTCAGTATCTTCAGGACAGAGCGCCCCGGTAATTGGCATCCTCTTCAGCAGAAGAGGAGCGTGAAGGAGGTAGTATGGAACTGATGTGTCCTGTTTGTCATAACCCGCTGGAACGTAATGGCGAAGCGGCCCATTGCGCGACCTGTCATACAGACTTTGTCGTCGAAGCGCGGTGTCCGGACTGCCACAAACCGCTCCAGGTGTTAAAAGCCTGCGGGGCGGTGGATTATTTTTGTCAGAACGGCCACGGATTGATTTCAAAAAAACGCGTTGAGTTTACACTGCCTGATGCGTGAACTGATGCGCTCAGTCTCTGGCAGGGGCTGAGCCACTTACTTGTGGGTGCGTTTCTTCACCGGTTTGATATCGGTGACCTGACTTTCCACCCAGCCGTCTTCCAGTCGGGTGGTCATCACATCACCGGTCTTCACCTGTTTCACTTTTTTCAGCACCTTGCCATCGGTGGCGGTAGAAACACTGTAACCACGCGCCAGGGTCGAGAGTGGGCTGACTGCTTCCAGATGCGTTACCGCGTTGCCAAAACGTTCACGCGTGGCGCTCAGACGTGAACGTACATTCTCCGCCAGACGATATTCCAGTTGCTGAATGCGGGTTTGCGCCCGATGAATACGCGGCTGAGGGCTTTGCTGGTTCAGGCGCTGTAACAGGCGAGCCTGGCGTTGACTGGTGCGCTTCAACTGGCTGTCGATGGCCACATTCATACGCTGATGCAATCTTTCCAGCGCCGTCTGCTGACGGGCGAGACGCAATTGCGGGTGCTGTTGTTGCAGACGGTGATAAATCTGGGTGAATCGGCGACTGCGGTTCGCGAGAAAATAATCCATCGCCATACCGAGACGCTGCTGGGCGGACAGGATCTGGCGCAGCAACTCCTGCTGATTTCGGCTGACCATTTCAGCCGCAGCAGAAGGCGTCGGCGCACGCAGGTCGGCAATAAAATCGGCAATAGTCACGTCCGTTTCGTGGCCGACGGCGCTGACGACAGGGATCATGCTGGCAAAAATAGCCCGGGCGACGCGTTCGTCGTTAAAGCTCCATAAATCTTCCAGTGAACCACCGCCCCGCCCGACAATCAGAACATCGCACTCCTGGCGCGCATTCGCCAGTTCAATAGCACGGACAATCTGCCCCGGCGCATCGTCGCCCTGGACGGCGGTCGGATAGATAATGACCGGTAAAGAGGGATCGCGACGTTTCAGGACATGGAGAATATCGTGCAGTGCGGCCCCGGTCTTCGAGGTGATCACGCCCACGCAGTGGGCGGGAGAGGGGAGGGCTTGCTTGTGTTGCTGATCAAAAAGCCCTTCAGCCTGCAGTTTGACTTTTAGCTGCTCATACTTTTGCTGGAGCAGTCCTTCGCCGGCCGGCTGCATGCTTTCGACGATAATCTGGTAGTCACCGCGCGGCTCGTACAGGGTGATATTGGCGCGAACCAGCACCTGTTGACCATGCTGGGGGCGAAAAGTTACCCGACGGTTGCTATTGCGGAACATCGCACAGCGCACCTGCGCAGTGTCATCTTTGAGCGTGAAGTACCAGTGCCCCGATGACGGCTGCGAGAAATTGGAGATCTCACCGCTAATCCAGACCTGCCCCATCTCCTGTTCAAGCAGCAGACGAACCGTCTGATTCAGGCGGCTAACAGTAAAAATTGCGGAGGTCTGAGAGGATAACATGTGAGCGGGATCAAATTCTAAATCAGCAGGTTATTCAATCGATAGTAACCCGCCTGAGCAGGAGCGCAAGCATTATTTGCAAAAAAGTGTGGATGCAACCGATTACGCTCTGTATAATGCCACGGCAATATTTATCCACCCCCAGGTTAGAGATATTGCCCATGCTACGTATTGCTAAAGAAGCTTTGACGTTTGACGACGTCCTC
The DNA window shown above is from Citrobacter farmeri and carries:
- a CDS encoding DUF2786 domain-containing protein, which codes for MTDKAKQIEKIRKLLALAAQSSNDGESANAFSRARRYMAIYGLTMEDIYSSGGASTDSSAESERYRRDAETARQEAANERRARQEAEQKHREYQTEQNKRAAEEKKRYDEAYFRQQAEQKAQEQRRQADAHVRQDAAAQQAKTTAARPGKTSLYDKLKAEKFGFGILAMIAALVIFGLNNSSPTPADTALANRPATTAVVTPAPVPPPARVPASSQTTEYQPQTEPVQKPAPVTPVTPPRPAAVNIIEYSAKSRAVYSCLADGTEKYNGGGNVSYKMQTFFFVSPSEIAFGKNKSGIRVVTAEGNGMYKLENGDEVAVDVFGAIERYWNPKMTFTCFTSEKALGQYLQDRAPR
- a CDS encoding zinc ribbon domain-containing protein — encoded protein: MELMCPVCHNPLERNGEAAHCATCHTDFVVEARCPDCHKPLQVLKACGAVDYFCQNGHGLISKKRVEFTLPDA
- the xseA gene encoding exodeoxyribonuclease VII large subunit translates to MLSSQTSAIFTVSRLNQTVRLLLEQEMGQVWISGEISNFSQPSSGHWYFTLKDDTAQVRCAMFRNSNRRVTFRPQHGQQVLVRANITLYEPRGDYQIIVESMQPAGEGLLQQKYEQLKVKLQAEGLFDQQHKQALPSPAHCVGVITSKTGAALHDILHVLKRRDPSLPVIIYPTAVQGDDAPGQIVRAIELANARQECDVLIVGRGGGSLEDLWSFNDERVARAIFASMIPVVSAVGHETDVTIADFIADLRAPTPSAAAEMVSRNQQELLRQILSAQQRLGMAMDYFLANRSRRFTQIYHRLQQQHPQLRLARQQTALERLHQRMNVAIDSQLKRTSQRQARLLQRLNQQSPQPRIHRAQTRIQQLEYRLAENVRSRLSATRERFGNAVTHLEAVSPLSTLARGYSVSTATDGKVLKKVKQVKTGDVMTTRLEDGWVESQVTDIKPVKKRTHK